One Mycobacterium marseillense DNA window includes the following coding sequences:
- a CDS encoding pentapeptide repeat-containing protein codes for MTDEWVDREFDGHDFTDEDLSRLRTERTVFTECNFSGANLAESQHRGSAFRNCTFHRTSLWHSSFAQCSMLGSVFVQCRLRPITFDEVDFTLAVLAGIDLRGVDFSGCRLRETSLVETDLRKAVLRGADLRGARTAGARLDDADLRGTLADPGLWTTASLAGARVDVDQAIAFALAHGLRLDAGLHDDG; via the coding sequence TTGACCGACGAGTGGGTCGACCGCGAGTTCGACGGCCACGACTTCACCGACGAAGACCTGAGCCGCTTGCGGACCGAGCGGACCGTGTTCACCGAATGCAACTTCAGCGGCGCCAACCTGGCCGAGTCGCAACACCGCGGTTCGGCCTTCCGCAACTGCACGTTTCATCGAACATCGTTGTGGCACAGCTCTTTTGCCCAGTGCTCCATGCTGGGGTCGGTGTTCGTGCAGTGCCGGCTGCGCCCGATCACCTTCGACGAGGTGGATTTCACCCTCGCCGTGCTCGCCGGCATCGACCTGCGCGGCGTCGACTTCAGCGGCTGCAGACTACGGGAGACCAGCCTGGTGGAGACCGACCTGCGCAAGGCCGTGCTCCGCGGCGCGGACCTGCGCGGGGCGCGGACCGCCGGCGCCCGGCTCGACGACGCCGATCTGCGCGGCACCCTCGCCGACCCCGGGTTGTGGACGACCGCGTCGCTGGCCGGCGCCCGCGTCGACGTCGACCAGGCCATCGCCTTCGCGCTGGCGCACGGGCTTCGACTGGATGCGGGCCTGCACGACGACGGCTGA
- a CDS encoding GTP-binding protein, giving the protein MAYAHSEVQQDSGAHASTKIVIAGGFGAGKTTFVGAVSEIMPLRTEAMLTDASTSVDALEATPDKRTTTVAMDFGRITLAEDLVLYLFGTPGQRRFWFMWDDLVRGAIGAVVLVDCRRLQDSFAAVDFFEHRNLPFLVAVNEFDGAPRYPVAEVREALTLPPHIPVITVDARDRRSATDALIAVSEYALATLTPN; this is encoded by the coding sequence GTGGCTTACGCGCACTCTGAGGTGCAGCAAGATTCCGGCGCCCACGCGTCGACCAAGATCGTGATCGCCGGCGGATTCGGGGCCGGCAAGACCACGTTCGTCGGGGCGGTGTCGGAGATCATGCCGCTGCGCACCGAGGCGATGCTCACCGACGCCTCGACGAGCGTCGACGCGCTCGAGGCCACCCCGGACAAGCGGACCACCACCGTGGCGATGGACTTCGGCCGGATCACCCTGGCCGAAGACCTGGTGCTCTACCTGTTCGGCACCCCGGGGCAGCGCCGCTTCTGGTTCATGTGGGACGACCTGGTCCGCGGCGCGATCGGCGCGGTGGTGCTGGTCGACTGCCGGCGCCTGCAGGACAGCTTCGCCGCCGTCGACTTCTTCGAGCACCGCAACCTGCCGTTCTTGGTCGCGGTCAACGAGTTCGACGGGGCCCCGCGCTACCCGGTCGCCGAGGTGCGCGAAGCGCTGACCCTGCCCCCGCACATCCCGGTGATCACGGTCGACGCCCGCGACCGCCGATCGGCGACCGACGCCCTGATCGCGGTCAGCGAATACGCCCTGGCCACCCTGACGCCCAATTGA
- a CDS encoding DUF742 domain-containing protein — protein MDTPETWPAHRKGNLVRPYTLTSGRTDTNVELPLEAPLQTRQPGVPHRYPPNDARGRIIQLCGQGPPSPSVAEISARLDLPLGVARVLVGDLVLSGYLRVHRTLSERSTRDERHELIGRTLRGLRAL, from the coding sequence ATGGACACCCCCGAGACCTGGCCCGCACACCGTAAGGGAAACCTGGTCCGCCCCTACACCCTGACGTCCGGGCGGACTGACACCAACGTCGAGCTCCCCCTGGAAGCGCCGCTGCAGACGCGGCAGCCCGGCGTACCCCACCGGTATCCGCCCAACGACGCGCGGGGCAGAATCATCCAGCTGTGCGGCCAGGGCCCGCCGAGCCCGTCGGTCGCCGAAATCTCGGCCCGGCTGGACCTGCCGCTCGGCGTCGCGCGCGTCCTGGTCGGGGATTTGGTGCTGTCCGGCTACCTTCGGGTGCACAGGACGTTGTCCGAGCGTTCGACCCGCGATGAGCGCCACGAACTCATAGGAAGGACCCTGCGTGGCTTACGCGCACTCTGA
- a CDS encoding serine protease inhibitor, with the protein MTSPDNSLDWLVTRFAREVPGVAHALLVSVDGLPIAASEHLPRERADQLAAVASGLASLATGAAQLFEGGQVLQSVVEMQNGYLLLMRVGDGSHLATLTVTSCDIGQIGYEMAVLVERVGGVVQSTRRSAAHS; encoded by the coding sequence ATGACCTCCCCCGACAACTCACTGGACTGGCTGGTGACCAGGTTCGCCCGCGAGGTCCCCGGCGTCGCGCACGCGCTGCTGGTGTCCGTCGACGGGCTGCCCATCGCCGCCAGCGAGCACCTGCCCAGGGAACGCGCCGACCAACTGGCCGCCGTCGCCTCCGGGCTGGCCAGCCTCGCGACTGGCGCCGCGCAGCTGTTCGAGGGCGGCCAGGTGCTGCAGTCGGTGGTCGAGATGCAGAACGGCTACCTGTTGTTGATGCGCGTCGGGGACGGCTCGCACCTGGCGACGCTCACCGTGACGTCGTGCGACATCGGTCAGATCGGCTACGAGATGGCCGTCCTCGTCGAACGGGTCGGGGGCGTGGTGCAGTCGACCCGCCGGTCCGCTGCCCACTCGTGA
- a CDS encoding ATP-binding protein has product MFSRPAVAAEADASPPAPVPGAEAAAAKRPPAWSLGNWPVGWKVLAIVLVPLVLVTVFGVLRIHTAMDSAARLKLAATRADVVPVITKYMSALDVALQAGSSGRDVAGAKMNYESRKGELQGRLADTDVTEDVRSGVNTLLDGGQMLVSKASDTGLGLRERVTLYAPILLTAEDVINASVRVDDEHIRAQAQGLSRAVGARGQMTMQKILITRGAELPEPQLRTSMATLAGTEPSTLFGMSEVLGAGSPEAKTLQQQMVARMAIMSDPASVLVDNADLLRSIQATDDIAGQVIKDVTASVTKAVHAQADDRRNSAIVDTVVVLAAIVVALVVVLLVARALVRPLRILRDGALKVAHTDLEEEIARVKAGGAEPIPTPLPVYTTEEIGQVAHAVDELHTQALLLAGDEARLRLLVNDMFETMSRRSRSLVDQQLALIDRLERNEENPDRLDSLFRLDHLAARLRRNSANLLVLAGAQLARDQRDPVPLATVISAAVSEVEDYRRVEIGGLPECALVGAAAGGAIHLFAELIDNALRYSPPTTSARISASRSGSDPQGGVVVRIADSGLGMNDADRRIANMRLQAGGDVSPDNARHMGLFVVGRIADRHGIRVGLRGPAANEAGSGTTAEIYLPPTVLTGLAAVESAAPRHIRAVSSPSAKLASAIAAPPPADDTGRRDGTHEPAARTAPPAPGPSVTLLPRRNPGSSGITDVPAPPAEQPPPRRRRELATPWWESAPQAAPPAPAARPAEPPPAEPTPEPTPLRAASDTSAFFAARSREPREDKPVAPPTDDDVIYRRMLSEMLGDPHDLVNSPDLDWQTVWDRGWTLAAAAEDKPVESHTTDHGLPVRTPGARLVPGGANGTGLAERDEPDHGRGGRSPSHREPQHAAVTRDPEAVRASFSNHFGGVRTGRSHARDTEQGPDQQ; this is encoded by the coding sequence ATGTTCAGCCGCCCGGCCGTCGCGGCCGAGGCGGATGCCTCCCCGCCCGCACCGGTTCCCGGCGCCGAGGCGGCGGCGGCCAAACGCCCGCCCGCCTGGTCGCTGGGCAACTGGCCGGTCGGCTGGAAGGTACTGGCGATCGTGCTGGTGCCGCTGGTCTTGGTGACCGTTTTCGGGGTGCTGCGCATCCACACCGCGATGGACAGCGCGGCGCGTCTGAAACTGGCCGCCACCCGCGCCGACGTGGTGCCGGTGATTACCAAATACATGTCGGCGCTGGACGTCGCGTTGCAGGCCGGCTCCAGCGGGCGCGACGTCGCGGGCGCGAAAATGAACTACGAGTCCCGCAAGGGCGAACTGCAGGGCAGGCTGGCCGACACCGATGTCACCGAGGATGTCCGATCGGGCGTCAACACGCTGCTCGACGGCGGCCAGATGCTGGTGAGCAAGGCGTCTGACACCGGCCTCGGCCTGCGGGAGCGGGTGACCCTCTACGCGCCGATCCTGTTGACGGCCGAAGACGTCATCAATGCCTCGGTGCGTGTCGACGACGAGCACATCCGCGCCCAGGCCCAGGGATTGAGCCGGGCGGTCGGCGCGCGCGGGCAGATGACGATGCAGAAGATCCTCATCACTCGGGGGGCCGAGCTGCCCGAGCCGCAGCTGCGCACCTCGATGGCCACCCTGGCGGGCACCGAGCCGTCGACGCTGTTCGGCATGAGCGAAGTGCTCGGTGCCGGGTCGCCCGAGGCCAAGACGCTGCAACAGCAGATGGTGGCCCGGATGGCGATCATGTCCGATCCGGCCAGCGTGCTCGTCGACAACGCGGATCTGCTGCGGTCCATCCAGGCCACCGACGACATCGCCGGACAGGTCATCAAGGACGTCACCGCCTCGGTGACCAAGGCGGTGCACGCCCAGGCCGACGACCGGCGCAACTCCGCGATCGTCGACACCGTGGTGGTGCTGGCCGCGATCGTCGTCGCGCTGGTCGTGGTGCTGCTGGTGGCGCGCGCGCTGGTGCGGCCGCTGCGCATCCTGCGCGACGGCGCGCTCAAGGTCGCCCACACCGATCTCGAGGAGGAGATCGCCCGTGTGAAAGCCGGTGGGGCCGAACCGATTCCGACGCCACTGCCGGTCTACACCACCGAGGAGATCGGCCAGGTCGCCCACGCCGTCGACGAACTGCACACCCAGGCCCTGCTGCTGGCCGGTGACGAGGCGCGGTTGCGGCTGCTGGTCAACGACATGTTCGAGACCATGTCGCGGCGCAGCCGCTCGCTGGTCGACCAGCAGCTGGCCCTCATCGACCGGCTCGAGCGCAACGAGGAGAACCCCGACCGCCTCGACAGTCTGTTCCGGCTCGACCACCTGGCGGCGCGGTTGCGCCGCAACAGCGCCAACCTGTTGGTGCTGGCCGGCGCCCAGCTCGCGCGCGACCAGCGCGACCCCGTGCCGCTGGCGACGGTGATCAGCGCCGCGGTCTCCGAGGTCGAGGACTATCGCCGCGTCGAAATCGGCGGGCTGCCCGAGTGCGCGCTGGTCGGCGCGGCCGCCGGTGGCGCCATCCACCTGTTCGCGGAGCTGATCGACAACGCCCTGCGCTACTCGCCGCCGACGACGTCCGCGCGGATCTCGGCGTCGCGAAGCGGCTCAGATCCTCAAGGGGGAGTCGTGGTGCGCATCGCCGACTCCGGCCTGGGGATGAACGACGCCGACCGGCGCATCGCCAACATGCGGCTGCAGGCCGGCGGCGACGTCAGCCCCGACAACGCGCGCCACATGGGCCTGTTCGTGGTGGGCCGGATCGCGGACCGGCACGGCATCCGGGTGGGGCTGCGCGGCCCCGCCGCCAACGAGGCCGGCTCGGGCACCACCGCCGAGATCTACCTGCCGCCCACGGTGCTCACCGGCCTGGCCGCCGTGGAATCGGCTGCGCCCCGGCACATTCGGGCGGTGTCGTCGCCGAGCGCCAAACTCGCCAGTGCGATCGCCGCGCCCCCGCCCGCCGACGACACCGGGCGGCGCGACGGCACGCACGAACCGGCGGCCCGCACCGCCCCGCCCGCGCCCGGGCCGTCGGTCACCCTGTTGCCGCGGCGCAACCCGGGTTCCAGCGGCATCACCGACGTCCCCGCCCCGCCCGCCGAACAACCGCCCCCGAGGCGGCGCCGCGAGCTCGCAACCCCCTGGTGGGAAAGCGCGCCCCAGGCCGCGCCGCCCGCGCCCGCCGCCAGGCCCGCCGAGCCCCCACCGGCGGAGCCCACGCCCGAACCCACCCCGCTGCGGGCGGCGTCGGACACCTCGGCCTTCTTCGCCGCCCGCTCCCGCGAACCCCGGGAAGACAAGCCCGTCGCCCCGCCGACCGACGATGACGTCATCTACCGGCGGATGCTCTCGGAGATGCTCGGCGACCCGCATGACCTGGTCAACAGCCCCGACCTGGACTGGCAGACGGTCTGGGACCGCGGCTGGACGCTGGCCGCGGCCGCCGAGGACAAGCCCGTCGAATCGCACACCACCGACCACGGCCTGCCGGTCCGCACGCCCGGCGCCCGGCTGGTGCCCGGCGGCGCCAACGGAACCGGTCTGGCCGAACGGGACGAGCCCGACCACGGCCGGGGCGGCAGATCGCCGTCGCACCGGGAGCCGCAGCACGCGGCCGTCACCCGGGACCCCGAGGCGGTGCGCGCCTCGTTCAGCAACCACTTCGGCGGCGTGCGCACCGGACGCTCGCACGCCCGTGACACGGAGCAAGGACCCGATCAACAATGA
- a CDS encoding class I SAM-dependent methyltransferase: protein MVEPSIWMQKVAADPGHSQWYIERFRAMARAGDDLAGEARFVDAMAPRGARILDAGCGPGRLGGYLADAGHQVVGVDVDPALIAAAEHDHPGPRWLVGDLAELDLPARGIAEPFDVIVSAGNVMTFLAPSTRVQVLGRLRAHVADDGRAAIGFGAGRDYDFDVFLNDAADAGFAIDVLLSTWDLRPFTDQSDFLVAILRPA from the coding sequence ATGGTCGAGCCGAGCATTTGGATGCAGAAGGTCGCTGCCGATCCCGGGCATTCGCAGTGGTACATCGAGCGGTTCCGTGCCATGGCCCGCGCGGGTGACGACCTGGCCGGCGAGGCCCGCTTCGTGGACGCCATGGCGCCCCGCGGCGCCCGCATCCTCGATGCCGGTTGCGGGCCCGGCCGGTTGGGCGGTTACCTGGCCGACGCCGGTCACCAGGTGGTCGGCGTGGACGTCGACCCCGCGCTCATCGCCGCGGCCGAACACGACCATCCGGGCCCGCGTTGGCTGGTCGGCGACCTCGCCGAGCTCGACCTGCCCGCGCGCGGCATCGCCGAACCCTTCGACGTGATCGTCTCGGCCGGCAACGTCATGACGTTTCTGGCCCCCAGCACCCGGGTCCAGGTCCTGGGCCGGCTGCGCGCCCACGTCGCCGACGACGGTCGCGCGGCGATCGGCTTCGGCGCCGGCCGCGACTATGACTTCGACGTGTTCCTGAACGACGCGGCCGACGCGGGGTTCGCCATCGATGTGCTGCTGTCCACCTGGGATCTGCGGCCGTTCACCGACCAGTCCGACTTCCTGGTCGCAATCCTTCGGCCCGCTTAG
- a CDS encoding tRNA (cytidine(34)-2'-O)-methyltransferase has product MFKLMFHSPRIAPNTGNAIRTAAATGCELHLVEPMGFDLSEPKLRRAGLDYHDLASVTVHASLAAAWDALSPERVFAFTSHAPTSFAEVRYRAGDVLMFGPEPTGLDAATLADPHITAQVRIPMLAGRRSLNLSNAAAIAVYEAWRQHEYAGAT; this is encoded by the coding sequence GTGTTCAAGCTGATGTTCCACTCCCCGCGCATCGCCCCCAACACGGGCAACGCCATCCGGACAGCGGCGGCGACGGGCTGCGAATTGCATCTGGTCGAGCCGATGGGATTCGACCTGTCCGAACCCAAGCTGCGGCGGGCGGGGCTGGACTACCACGACCTGGCCTCGGTGACCGTGCACGCCTCGCTGGCGGCGGCTTGGGACGCGCTGTCACCCGAGCGGGTGTTCGCGTTCACCTCGCACGCGCCCACCTCGTTCGCCGAGGTGCGCTACCGCGCCGGCGACGTGCTGATGTTCGGTCCCGAGCCCACCGGCCTGGACGCGGCGACGCTGGCCGATCCACACATCACCGCGCAGGTCCGCATCCCGATGCTGGCGGGCCGGCGCTCGCTGAACCTGTCCAACGCCGCGGCGATCGCCGTCTACGAGGCGTGGCGGCAGCACGAGTACGCCGGGGCGACCTAG
- a CDS encoding YciI family protein — protein MATFITIGYGDAAGYDRLSDDCRRAAHARDDALRAAGALIGTAGRPVQVRNPDGAGVRIEPGPYLASALPIAGFAVLEAENLDAAIERVSQTPCAVGHGVVEVWPLMSWPT, from the coding sequence ATGGCTACCTTCATCACCATCGGTTACGGGGACGCGGCCGGGTACGACCGCCTGAGCGACGACTGCAGGCGGGCCGCGCACGCGCGCGATGACGCACTGCGCGCGGCGGGTGCCCTGATCGGGACCGCCGGACGGCCCGTTCAGGTGCGCAATCCCGACGGCGCCGGCGTGCGGATCGAGCCAGGGCCCTATCTGGCCTCGGCGCTGCCGATCGCCGGATTCGCGGTCTTGGAGGCCGAAAACCTCGACGCGGCGATCGAGCGGGTGAGCCAGACCCCGTGCGCCGTCGGGCACGGAGTCGTCGAGGTGTGGCCGCTGATGTCCTGGCCGACCTAG
- a CDS encoding nitroreductase family protein, which yields MTLNLSADEVLTTTRSVRKRLDFDKPVGRDVLMECLELALQAPTGSNAQGWQWIFVEDAEKKKAIADIYLANARGYLSLPSAEYPEGDTRGERMPKVKDSALYLAEHMHEAPVLMIPCLEGRPDKAPLGLSASFWASLFPAAWSFCLALRSRGLGTCWTTLHLINDGDRQAAEVLGIPHDRYSQGGLFPIAYTKGTDFRPAKRLPAEQVTHWNSW from the coding sequence ATGACCCTCAACCTGTCCGCCGACGAAGTCCTCACCACCACCCGCTCGGTCCGTAAGCGCCTCGACTTCGACAAGCCGGTGGGCCGCGACGTGCTGATGGAATGCCTCGAACTCGCGCTGCAGGCGCCCACCGGCTCCAACGCGCAAGGCTGGCAATGGATCTTCGTCGAGGACGCCGAGAAGAAGAAGGCCATCGCCGACATCTATCTGGCCAACGCCCGCGGCTACCTGAGCCTGCCGTCCGCCGAGTATCCAGAGGGCGACACCCGCGGCGAGCGGATGCCCAAGGTCAAGGACTCCGCGCTCTACCTCGCCGAGCACATGCACGAGGCGCCGGTGCTGATGATCCCCTGCCTCGAGGGCCGCCCGGACAAGGCTCCGCTGGGACTGAGCGCGTCGTTCTGGGCGTCGCTGTTCCCGGCCGCGTGGAGCTTCTGCCTGGCGCTGCGCTCCCGCGGGCTTGGCACCTGCTGGACCACGCTGCACCTGATCAACGACGGCGACCGGCAGGCCGCCGAGGTGCTCGGCATCCCGCACGACCGCTACAGCCAGGGCGGCCTGTTCCCGATCGCCTACACCAAGGGCACCGACTTCCGCCCCGCCAAGCGGCTGCCCGCCGAGCAGGTCACGCACTGGAACAGCTGGTGA
- a CDS encoding error-prone DNA polymerase has protein sequence MGWFNGPPSWAEMERVLDSKPRRAGEPAGLPEDAPLSRKRASYRPPGDGRASRSSVAYAELHAHSAFSFLDGASTPEELVEEAARLDLRALALTDHDGLYGAVRFAEAAAELDIRTVFGAELSLGGEARTERPDPAGPHLLVLARGPEGYRRLSRQLAAAHLAGGEKGKPRYDFDALTEAAGGHWHILTGCRKGHVRQALSDGGPDAAERALADLVDRFGPGRVSVELTHHGQPLDDERNAVLAALAPRFGVGAVATTGAHFAGPSRRRLAMAMGAIRARESLDSAAGWLAPLGGSHLRSGEEMARLFAQVPFGGPDVVTAAAELGEQCAFGLALIAPQLPPFDVPDGHTEDSWLRQLAMAGARDRYGPSAPRAYAQIEHELKVIAQLQFPGYFLVVHDIARFCRDNNILCQGRGSAANSAVCYALGVTAVDPVANELLFERFLSPARDGPPDIDMDIESDQREKVIQYVYDKYGRDYAAQVANVITYRGKIAVRDMARALGFSQGQQDAWSKQINHWSGLADSPDVEGIPEPVIDLANQIRNLPRHMGIHSGGMVICDRPIADVCPVEWARMENRSVLQWDKDDCAAIGLVKFDLLGLGMLSALHYAIDLVAEHKGIEVDLARLDLSEPAVYEMLARADSVGVFQVESRAQMATLPRLKPRVFYDLVVEVALIRPGPIQGGSVHPYIRRRNGLDPVVYDHPSMESALRKTLGVPLFQEQLMQLAVDCAGFSAAEADQLRRAMGSKRSTERMQRLRGRFYEGMRTLHGASDEVIDRTYEKLEAFANFGFPESHALSFASLVFYSSWFKLHHPAAFCAALLRAQPMGFYSPQSLVADARRHGVTVHGPDVNASLAHATLERAGTEVRLGLGAVRHIGDDLAEQLVEERKAHGPFGSLLDVTSRLQLSVPQTEALATAGAFACFGMSRREGLWAAGAAATQRPGRLPGVGSSSHVPALPGMSELELAAADVWATGISPDSYPTQFLREDLDAMGVVPAEKLGSVPDGDRVLIAGAVTHRQRPGTAQGVTFLNLEDETGMVNVLCAPGVWARHRKLANSAPALLVRGQVQNATGAITVVAERLGRITLAVGSKSRDFR, from the coding sequence GTGGGCTGGTTCAACGGGCCGCCGAGTTGGGCGGAAATGGAGCGGGTGCTCGACAGCAAGCCACGCCGCGCCGGTGAGCCGGCGGGGCTCCCCGAGGACGCCCCCCTGTCGCGCAAGCGCGCGTCGTACCGGCCGCCGGGGGATGGCCGGGCGTCCCGCTCGTCCGTCGCCTACGCGGAACTGCATGCGCATTCGGCGTTCAGCTTCCTCGACGGGGCGAGCACGCCCGAGGAGCTGGTCGAGGAGGCGGCCCGGCTGGACCTGCGCGCCCTGGCGCTCACCGATCACGACGGCCTGTACGGGGCGGTGCGGTTCGCCGAGGCGGCCGCCGAGCTCGACATCCGTACCGTGTTCGGCGCCGAACTGTCGCTGGGCGGCGAGGCCCGCACCGAGCGGCCAGATCCGGCCGGCCCGCACCTGCTGGTGCTGGCCCGCGGCCCCGAGGGATACCGGCGGCTGTCGCGGCAGCTGGCCGCGGCGCATTTGGCCGGAGGCGAGAAAGGCAAGCCCCGCTACGATTTCGACGCGCTGACCGAGGCCGCCGGCGGGCACTGGCACATCCTGACCGGGTGCCGTAAAGGCCATGTGCGCCAAGCGCTTTCCGACGGAGGTCCGGACGCGGCGGAGCGGGCGCTGGCCGACCTGGTGGACCGCTTCGGCCCCGGGCGGGTCAGCGTCGAGTTGACCCATCACGGTCAACCGCTCGACGACGAACGCAACGCGGTGCTGGCCGCGCTGGCCCCGCGCTTCGGGGTCGGCGCCGTCGCCACCACCGGCGCGCATTTCGCGGGGCCGTCGCGGCGCCGGCTGGCCATGGCGATGGGCGCCATCCGGGCCCGGGAGTCGTTGGATTCGGCCGCCGGGTGGCTGGCCCCGCTGGGCGGTTCGCACCTGCGCTCCGGGGAGGAGATGGCCCGGCTGTTCGCGCAGGTGCCTTTTGGGGGCCCCGACGTGGTGACCGCGGCCGCCGAGCTGGGCGAGCAGTGCGCGTTCGGGCTGGCGCTCATCGCGCCCCAGCTGCCGCCGTTCGACGTGCCCGACGGGCACACCGAGGACAGCTGGCTGCGGCAGCTGGCCATGGCCGGGGCGCGCGACCGCTACGGGCCGAGCGCACCGCGCGCGTACGCCCAGATCGAGCACGAGCTGAAAGTCATTGCCCAGCTCCAGTTTCCGGGCTATTTCCTGGTGGTGCACGACATCGCCCGGTTCTGCCGGGACAACAACATCCTGTGCCAGGGCAGGGGATCGGCGGCCAACTCCGCGGTCTGCTACGCCCTCGGCGTCACCGCCGTCGATCCGGTGGCCAACGAGTTGCTGTTCGAGCGCTTCCTGTCGCCGGCCCGCGACGGGCCGCCCGACATCGACATGGACATCGAGTCCGATCAGCGCGAAAAGGTCATCCAGTACGTCTACGACAAATACGGCCGGGACTACGCAGCCCAGGTCGCCAACGTCATCACCTACCGGGGCAAGATCGCGGTGCGCGACATGGCCCGCGCCCTGGGCTTCTCGCAGGGTCAGCAGGACGCGTGGAGCAAGCAGATCAATCACTGGAGCGGGCTGGCGGACTCCCCGGATGTCGAGGGCATCCCCGAGCCGGTGATCGACCTGGCGAACCAGATCCGGAACCTGCCGCGGCACATGGGAATCCACTCCGGCGGCATGGTGATCTGCGATCGCCCGATCGCCGACGTGTGCCCGGTGGAGTGGGCACGGATGGAGAACCGCAGCGTCCTGCAATGGGACAAAGACGACTGCGCGGCAATCGGGTTGGTGAAGTTCGACCTGCTCGGGCTGGGCATGCTCTCGGCGCTGCACTACGCCATCGACCTGGTGGCCGAGCACAAGGGGATCGAGGTGGACCTCGCCCGCCTGGACCTCTCCGAGCCGGCGGTGTACGAGATGCTGGCCCGCGCCGATTCCGTCGGCGTGTTCCAGGTGGAGTCGCGCGCGCAGATGGCCACCCTGCCGCGGCTGAAGCCGCGGGTGTTCTACGACCTGGTGGTGGAGGTCGCGCTGATCCGCCCCGGCCCCATCCAGGGCGGGTCGGTGCACCCCTACATCCGGCGGCGCAACGGCCTGGACCCGGTGGTCTACGACCACCCGTCCATGGAGTCGGCGCTGCGAAAGACGTTGGGGGTGCCGCTCTTTCAGGAGCAGCTGATGCAGCTCGCGGTCGACTGTGCCGGGTTTTCCGCTGCCGAGGCCGACCAACTGCGCCGCGCCATGGGATCCAAGCGTTCCACCGAGCGGATGCAACGGCTGCGCGGCCGGTTCTACGAGGGCATGCGCACGCTGCACGGTGCCTCCGACGAGGTGATCGACCGCACCTACGAAAAGCTGGAGGCGTTCGCCAATTTCGGTTTTCCGGAAAGCCACGCGCTGAGCTTCGCGTCGCTGGTCTTCTACTCGTCGTGGTTCAAGCTGCATCACCCGGCGGCATTCTGCGCGGCGCTGCTGCGCGCGCAGCCGATGGGTTTCTACTCGCCCCAGTCGCTGGTGGCCGATGCGCGCCGGCACGGCGTGACGGTGCACGGCCCGGACGTCAACGCCAGCCTGGCGCACGCCACCTTGGAGCGCGCGGGAACCGAGGTCCGGCTCGGTCTGGGTGCGGTCCGCCATATCGGCGACGACCTGGCCGAACAACTGGTCGAGGAGCGAAAAGCCCACGGCCCGTTCGGTTCCCTGCTGGATGTGACGTCGCGGCTGCAATTGAGCGTGCCGCAGACCGAGGCGTTGGCCACCGCCGGGGCTTTCGCCTGCTTCGGCATGTCCCGGCGCGAGGGGCTGTGGGCGGCCGGGGCGGCGGCAACCCAGCGGCCGGGCCGCTTGCCCGGGGTGGGCTCGTCCTCGCACGTGCCGGCGTTGCCCGGGATGAGTGAGCTGGAACTGGCCGCCGCCGACGTGTGGGCCACCGGCATCTCCCCGGACAGCTACCCGACGCAGTTCCTGCGGGAAGACCTGGACGCGATGGGGGTGGTGCCCGCCGAGAAGCTGGGATCGGTGCCCGACGGCGACCGCGTGTTGATCGCCGGCGCGGTGACCCACCGGCAGCGCCCCGGCACGGCCCAGGGGGTGACGTTCCTCAACCTGGAGGACGAGACCGGGATGGTCAACGTGCTGTGCGCGCCCGGGGTGTGGGCGCGGCATCGCAAGCTGGCGAACTCGGCGCCGGCGCTGCTGGTGCGCGGGCAGGTCCAAAACGCCACCGGAGCGATCACCGTCGTCGCCGAGCGGCTGGGCCGCATCACCCTGGCGGTCGGCTCGAAATCGCGCGACTTCCGGTGA